From Pseudomonadota bacterium, the proteins below share one genomic window:
- a CDS encoding TIR domain-containing protein encodes MPFLDPPFKNDIFVSYAHGGGNRLKHWSACLASELRSQFLDLTTDFDDLKIFIDKQLDPAMPLTDQLRGQVQASGLLLIIMSNRYLQSSWCNNELEWFDNEIRQCQAEGGVILVVRAQPTDHEVWPTCLKDDRGFVVLGFQFHPDDQSSEEMAVPYGWPEPQPSDRPYFRELANLATKVMGRLKQIKEKQALETQASAPRVRAAVEGSPCVYLQARPDEAPTWQAAKRALEDLGCTVLPEALPQRVQDLKALQIARKARIEMLRDQAHALCLLRTAQLAHGVDLDIESIANDRISLQVAGKEMPCAILNQSSESVPHAADLGIDVVEAQRDDWPAQFQAWLASALTSGPIE; translated from the coding sequence ATGCCCTTCCTGGATCCGCCGTTCAAGAACGATATCTTCGTGAGCTACGCGCATGGCGGCGGCAACCGGCTCAAGCACTGGTCGGCGTGTTTGGCAAGCGAGTTGAGGAGCCAATTTCTCGACCTGACCACCGATTTCGACGACCTGAAGATCTTCATCGACAAGCAGCTCGATCCCGCCATGCCGCTCACCGACCAGCTCCGCGGCCAGGTGCAGGCCTCAGGCCTGCTGCTGATCATCATGTCGAACCGCTACCTGCAGTCCAGTTGGTGCAACAACGAACTCGAGTGGTTCGATAATGAGATCAGGCAGTGCCAGGCTGAAGGCGGCGTGATTCTCGTCGTCCGGGCCCAGCCTACCGATCATGAGGTGTGGCCGACCTGTCTCAAGGACGATCGTGGCTTCGTGGTCCTCGGGTTTCAGTTCCATCCCGATGATCAGTCGTCCGAGGAAATGGCCGTGCCCTACGGGTGGCCCGAGCCGCAGCCAAGTGACCGCCCTTACTTCCGCGAGCTCGCCAACCTCGCGACCAAGGTGATGGGCCGCTTGAAGCAGATCAAGGAGAAGCAGGCCCTGGAGACGCAAGCAAGCGCGCCGCGCGTGCGCGCTGCCGTTGAGGGTAGTCCCTGCGTCTATCTGCAGGCTCGCCCGGACGAGGCGCCGACCTGGCAAGCTGCGAAGCGTGCATTGGAGGATCTCGGCTGCACCGTGTTGCCCGAAGCGCTGCCGCAACGAGTACAGGATCTGAAGGCCTTGCAAATCGCACGCAAGGCGCGCATCGAGATGCTAAGGGACCAGGCACATGCGCTGTGCCTGCTACGCACGGCGCAACTCGCGCACGGCGTAGACCTCGACATCGAGTCCATTGCCAATGATCGGATCTCCCTGCAAGTGGCCGGAAAGGAGATGCCCTGCGCCATTCTGAATCAAAGCAGCGAGAGCGTTCCCCACGCCGCTGATCTTGGCATCGATGTGGTCGAGGCGCAGCGCGACGACTGGCCAGCACAGTTCCAGGCGTGGCTGGCGAGCGCGCTCACCAGCGGCCCGATCGAGTGA